Proteins found in one Limanda limanda chromosome 18, fLimLim1.1, whole genome shotgun sequence genomic segment:
- the LOC133024335 gene encoding E3 ubiquitin-protein ligase TRIM39-like, translating into MASASSLLSEERLLCSICLDVFTDPVSLSCGHNFCSSCLHTYWDSGDTCQCPMCKREFSTRPELQVNTFISELADEFKKLVQVKASTPGPQLSAVDVLCDFCSEIKEKAVKSCLTCLFSFCESHLEPHRRVARLKGHTLSEPVKNLDDRMCETHNKMTELYCLKEQAFICFLCLKADHKGHNAVPLEEQYEKVAATKDEAQANMQKLIQTRIEKIAEVEKLLDVSRVDSEKEEQAAVQVFTELIQSIQASQAELVEAIQQRHRGIKQKGEEFLKELRREVTELKSRSSQLEHLSQSQDHYHFLQSFPTLSKPPHESCPDTDLDPDLSFQATRGHLTRLKQRVEEIMEEIPEIRMKRIKRMREHAVDLTLDPDTANYSLVISEDGKQVTVDDNIEKDKVKDNPKRFDTYCEVLAKEGFTTGKFYFEVQVKGKIRWFVGVVRESVDRKNERVLSVENGFWCIRLVEGKYQTNADSEPIILKEELQKVGVFVDYNKGEVSFYNADSKSHICCITGCCFTEKLYPYFCPDPNYNGTNSAPLVITPVPQTH; encoded by the coding sequence ATGGCTTCAGCCAGctctctgctgtcagaggagaggTTACTGTGTTCCATCTGTCTGGACGTGTTCACAGACCCAGTCTCGTTGTCGTGTGGACACAACTTCTGCAGCTCATGTCTCCACACGTACTGGGACAGCGGAGACACTTGCCAGTGTCCCATGTGCAAACGGGAATTCTCCACAAGACCTGAACTTCAAGTCAACACTTTCATCTCAGAGTTAGCTGATGAGTTTAAGAAGTTGGTTCAAGTCAAAGCCTCGACTCCAGGCCCACAGCTTTCTGCTGTTGACGTTCTCTGTGACTTCTgctctgagataaaagaaaaggccGTTAAATCTTGCCTgacgtgtttgttttctttctgtgagtCACACCTGGAGCCGCACCGGAGAGTTGCTCGGCTCAAAGGTCACACATTATCAGAGCCAGTGAAGAATCTCGACGACAGGATGTGcgagacacacaacaagatgACCGAGCTGTACTGCTTGAAGGAGCAGGCCTTcatttgcttcctgtgtttGAAAGCTGATCACAAGGGTCACAACGCCGTCCCCCTGGAGGAGCAATATGAAAAAGTGGCGGCAACAAAAGACGAGGCACAGGCAAACATGCAGAAGTTGATACAGACACGGATTGAGAAGATAGCAGAGGTTGAAAAATTACTCGATGTCAGCCGGGTAGATTCTGAAAAGGAGGAACAAGCCGCCGTGCAGGTGTTCACAGAGTTGATCCAGTCCATTCAGGCGAGCCAGGCCGAGCTCGTTGAGGCGATCCagcagaggcacagaggaataaagcaAAAGGGTGAAGAGTTTCTCAAAGAACTGAGGAGGGAAGTGACTGAGCTCAAGAGCCGAAGCAGtcagctggaacatctgtcacagtcacaggatcACTATCATTTCCTCCAGAGCTTCCCCACCTTGTCCAAACCTCCACACGAGAGCTGTCCCGACACAGACCTCGACCCTGACCTGTCTTTCCAGGCAACACGAGGTCACCTGACTCGGCTGAAACAGAGAGTCGAGGAAATAATGGAAGAGATTCCTGAgatcagaatgaaaagaatTAAAAGAATGAGAGAGCACGCGGTCGACTTGACCCTTGACCCTGACACTGCAAATTACTCACTTGTCATAAGCGAAGACGGAAAACAAGTTACAGTAGACGACAACATTGAAAAGGACAAAGTTAAAGACAATCCAAAGAGATTTGATACATATTGTGAGGTTTTGGCAAAAGAGGGATTCACGACAGGgaagttttactttgaggtgCAGGTGAAAGGAAAGATACGTTGGTTCGTTGGCGTGGTCAGGGAGTCGGTGGATAGAAAGAACGAGAGAGTTCTGTCAGTTGAAAATGGATTTTGGTGCATTAGATTGGTTGAGGGCAAAtatcaaacaaatgcagactcaGAACCTATAATATTGAAAGAAGAGCTTCAGAAGGTGGGCGTCTTTGTAGACTACAACAAAGGTGAGGTGTCTTTTTACAATGCAGACTCTAAATCACACATCTGTTGTATCACAGGCTGCTGCTTTACAGAGAAACTTTATCCGTACTTCTGCCCTGATCCAAATTATAATGGAACAAACTCCGCCCCTCTCGTCATTACACCTGTACCTCAAACTCACTAG